The following DNA comes from Cucumis sativus cultivar 9930 chromosome 7, Cucumber_9930_V3, whole genome shotgun sequence.
atttataatatctatcagtgatagcaGTAGAAGGATATTGATATCAACTGATAACATTTATAAGTAATATCTATAATAGGCTACTAtatgttggatcggtatggcaaccctagagggggtgaataaggtttaaataaactttttgacaaataaaaagtaaaataaactaattagatactttttaaatttaaataaagaactttgtaaactttgttaaataataagattgataaaaatatatgaatggaagtatgcaatcaaactcaaccaataagaatatgtaactaaaattaaattaaaaaataattagaaaagagttagagaagaagacaccgtaattttatagtggttcggttaaactcaacctacatccactttctcaagcacctcttgggattttgattgaaaatcttctttggactctttccacggatttgagccgaactgattcttgctccttttttgGGTTCAAGACTAAACCCGATCCTTTtcacgggttaggatccaaccgttacaatatgttgaagtttttaaatcacaaaaaataaaactctctaaaagagtgagtatacaatttgaagctcacaaatttaatcctcacaatacaataagaagctctcaagaataagatgaaaaaaataaaaattggaagctttagagagaataacaatgttggctttttgcttgaggattgtaaaaatttaatgatcttgtcttttaaaatttgggaaaagtgaagtatttaaaaagagaggaaagataaattcaaaatcattttgggtcattagatataagtaaaagaaaaatgaatggttgagatttaaacttaactagtcgttagacacaatacaaataataatataataatatgtcttttcaaaatattttgtttaaaaagaaaccaataaacCAACCTCACAATCTGTTAAGAAAACTAGACGTCAGacacaaggaaaaataataatgttaaagtcattttctttttaaaagccaataaaacataacaaaaagccacatttgttactccttcattgctccaagtgactttttctaattggttcaaattgaatgcttggtcgccacgtcaccattTCGGATATTTTTccgttaagcttcttttagcaatattttcttcatttgaacttcgatttgggtgattcaagaggcgttacaatcatttttccaagctctacgatatgatctattcaaattaataaaattgtcaataaaaaaatcagatttgttatcatcaaaacataaattaattgaataattaaaataaattaatttgagattaagggccaaaaagccaacactATATATCAGTGATATCAATATAATGCTAGCTACTCTAAAGTAATATTATCgttgtttatttttagtataattaatggaaaaagaaaagaagatagaATCGACATGCTATTGATAGTAGCTTTGAATCACTACTAACATACTATCTATATGATAGCTTTTATCGCTGGTagtataaatgaaattgatataattgcaacttttcttgaaataaattattgattttaggtTATGCTATTAACATTTATATCatttagaaattcaaagttcaagttaattagtaataaattcttgaaaaacaTATTGACATATTAGACATGATGTCATATTGATAGAAGACATCACTGATAGTAAGATATCAGTTCTAGAAACCATCACTTAAAGTATAAGAGAAAGGAAACTGAAGGGCaaaattgacatttaaaaaatgtcatataaCTGGTGAAAAATTGCCACTTTTGCAAAATATTGTTCTCTTGTGCTGtagattatatttattttctaatttgtgctatatgatgcaattttttaaaatattatttatttgagcTCAAGTTCAattttgagtaaaaaaaaaagtttaatttagctaataaatatactaaataaatctaaatccATATGGTTAGGTTAAAGGGTCTAATCCATAGACCAACCAAGTTGACCACATAAAACCCACCAgaaaattctataaatagaaaagttCATTTGTagggttaaaaaaatttagtgcAAAACCTAGGAAAGTATTCTCCCAACACCAAGAACTTTGTAGCTCATGAAGACTAAACCACTCATTGAAGCTCAAGTTTTTTTAGATACATATATTCGCAAGAATTAGAACAATTAAGTACTAAAGATTGAATCACCATATCAAATCAACCTAAACACAACCTGCAACTAATTACcgaaaattgaatcaaaccaCATCAAATAAGACAAAGCATTGTCCTACctcatatttatctttatgtttcttttttttttatcttccaaTCATATTTTGTCATAATGCCAAACTCTTACTTTTTGCTTGAagtattttttagtttttgtttagaCATAATCAGAGTGAGATGACGAAAGTATAAAAGTACATCTTAAGGATGCGTTTGctctctatatatatcatgcattgaaactttataaaagcaaaagcaaaagcaaataTGGCTGTCATGGATGGAGAACTCAAGAGCTTCACGAAAGTCTCCCTCACAATCATGGTGTCTCTATTATACTCATATTTCATATCTTCAAAGCTTCCCAAAGGAAAATTTAGGCTCATCTCTCTCTTCCctactttctctctcttcgCCCTTCttcccctctctctctcctccgTCTTCCTCTCTGGTACCGTCGCCTTCTTCATCACTTGGCTCACAACCTTCAaacttcttctattttcattcaatttagGTCCTCTTGTTTCCGACCCACCATTGACATTCCCTCTCTTTGTCACAGTCGCTTGTCTTCCAATCAAAATAAAGCCAAGAGAAATAGACCCAGATTATAAATACCTTGAAAAATATGCCAATCCCAAGTTGGGCCTAAATTTGCCCGCCAAAATCTTGCTTTTTGCCATCTTGATCGCCGCCGGTGACCACATTGACCAGTTTCGGCCAAATGTGAAGATTTGTGTGTACTGTGTGACGCTATATCTCTTCGTCGAATTTCTTCTTGGAGTGTCGAGTGCTATTGTTCGATCGTCATTCGATGGTGTTGTGCTTGAACCATCGTCGAATGAGCCTTACTTGGCAACATCTCTCCAAGATTTTTGGGGTAGGAGGTGGAATTTGTTGGTGTCGAATACTTTACGTTATGGTATTTACAGGCCAGTTCGAGCAGCAGTGGGTGGTGTAGTGGGGAAGAGGTGGGCGGCAGGAACGGGGGTGATGGCGGTGTTTGTCGTTTCAGGAGTGATGCATGAGCAATTGGTGTATTACATTACTAGAGAAGTGCCAACTTGGGAGGTCACATGGTTCTTTGTTCTTCAAGGGGTGTGTGTGGTTCTGGAATTTGAATTGAAGACGGTTGTAGGACGACGATGGCAGCCGCCTGCGGCGGTGGCATGGCTGTTAACGCTGTCGTTTCTGGTGGTCACTGCTTCATGGCTGTTTTTTCCGCCACTAATGAGAGCTGGTATTTTTGCTGGACTTCTTAAGGAATTGAAGATGGTGGAACGGTTGGTGTGGAAActcattttaagtttattccaaAAATACTACATTAAAAGCGCTTAAGAACTAGTTAGTAACGCTACGAAAATAGAAGCTTCAACCATTAAATGtgctttcaattatttgttgtgGTGGCAAATTTATGTGGGGTTCTACCACACTTAATTATTGCTTGTTTGGTAGAGAACTCCAagtcaaaaacaaaaaaagaaaaaaggaaacaataaaataaggGATTAAATAAAGGGACATTGTTCACACCAGATTTTAAAGAGATATACTTCCtaaaattgaactttgatatattgataaatattgttaatacaatctctagtatttactcatttTATGCTTTAatttctctcgaatacaagataaaataaaCTTCAGAACTTCTTAGCCTTCGTTCTTCAGGATGTTGTAGATGCAAGttgatttgaacttcgatcttCTAGAATCAAGTCTTCGATCTTTTAGAAGATGTTGATCTCAAGGTTGATACGGACTTATACGAACTTGCACTTCAGAGCTTCAATTATTCCTTCAATCCAATATCCCAAAAATGAATGGCAAGGGTCTCtattcactacaagaaaaactaCCTACCATAAGAACAACGAGcgatagagagaaaaaaaagaaattgaaaaaacttgTTCATTGTTTCATTACTTCTTTCTGTAAACATTTACTAAATGTGGCCATTAGCAGCAGCACATTGACTTACGCTTATTGAAATATCACAGCAGAGGATCATAAGTTTGTTCATGGCTTCAATATACAATGAATTGATTCTAATGGTTTGACTACACTTTAGAACAAGTCTCTTTGATGCCACCAACGGACCATTCTCTCTGAAGATCTTCTGTTGTGAGAACTGATAAgctttttgaatatttgattgaatttcaTGGTAATACTCCACACAATGCTCacaacttttcttctcctcaAGATAACTCTCATTCTTACTTATTTTGTAGAAGGTATCAAGGTATCAAGGAATTTTTAACGGGCTaacaaattgtttttgtaaCATTGGtcatttttatgatttaatgaGTAGATTCCTTCAGCTTTATTGTAATGTAATGAAAGTAGTTGATATTTCTTGAGAAATTATTCAGTTAGGCCGCCATGATGTAgttgataattttttactattgaaaAGATTCTTGAAGTTATATTTAGTAgttgataattatttaatagttaTTAAGTGgcatacaaaattttcaactttcatagTGCACGACTCCCCTTAAGCAATAAGgttagatttcttttttactaatGACTCTATTCTAATcaacaattttgatttattgaaGTGTTTAggatttttaaatatttgttttccttATCAAATGTTCTAAAAATTtctaattgaatttgttgaTTGGGGCTTGTTGAAGTGATAGTTTCAAGTCTGTGACTCCTCATCGGCTCTGATTTGGGTACCCTGTTTCATGTATGTTTTTTGTCtgcattcaaattttgttgcttttgttTGGTAGTTTAGTGAAATCTAGTTAGGCTTTATTCATTGTAGAGACTGtagagaaataacaaatatttgacaTCCTTTTCAACAAATCACATGTGCAAACAATCATAGTTTGAATGACTATTTAAAGATATATTCTAATATATGATGGACTCCCACTTTAAgcttgacttagaaaagtatTGTACTTAGATAAAGTTGAAGATGGAGATGCTGGAAATGCTTGTGATGTTGTTCGTGTTTCAGTTATGGTATGTGGTTCCTATAATAATCAGCAACCATGTTTAGTACTTGATTAACATCAGTTGCAATAACTTAAGACCAACTTCTCTCGgtttattaaaaagataactagtttgttttgtataatatattttaatatatatgtttacaGGAGTATGGAATATGCAACCATCTTTGTAATGTGGTCTTGGTAGCTGCTGAATTATACGATTTCGATGATTGAAAGGTAAATGCAATTGTGTTAGATTCTTGAATAGAGCAGCAAAGGGAGTGTTATTTGATAGTAATACCATAGACGTTCTGTTGATCAAGTATGCAGCACTCAGAACACATTCTCCCCAAAAGATAAGAGGAACCTTTGATTGGAACATCAATGCTCTTGCTACGTTAAGAAGGTGTTGGTGTTTTCTTTCCACTACtgaattttgttgaggagtgtaAGCACACGAGAATTGATGAGTTGTTCCAGTTTTGGCAAAAAGATCCCTGAAATTCAACTCAGGAGCATTGTCAGATCGAAAGACCTTGatgacttttgaaaattggGTTTCAATTAACTTGAAAAATCTAGGAATAACTTGTAGGATATCACTCTTATGTTTCAAAAGATATACCCAAGTGTATCTAGATTTATCGTCTACAATGGTGGCAAAATATGAATGACCAGCATGTGTTGGGGTTTTGAAAGGACCCCATATGTCACAATGTATAagatcaaatacatttttagcaatattattcaatataggAAAAGAGAGACGTCTTTGTTTAGCTAAGGGACAAATATGGCAGACTTCTTTACAATTTGGAAAGTCAGAAATTTCTATCATCTTAGCTAACTCCTTTATTCTGCTGATAGAGGGATGTCTCATCCGTTTATGCCACATAGAGGCCGAGACTTTACACATTAGTGCAGTGTGCTGAATGCAATtaactctttcatttttcattctgaGTAGGTAGAGCCCATTAGTTAATTCAGCCTTCCCAATCGTTTTCGAAAAGCCACTTGTCCTGAATAAGACAATTAGAATCAGCAAATGATATGGCAAATTTGTCATCCTTGAGGAGAGTACTTACTGACAGCAGGTTATACTTGAAGTCAGGAATATAAAGTACATCTTTCAGGACTAGATCATTTGATATGAAAACATCTCCTATATGCTCAACCTTTAGACGAGTCTTAGTGggcaaaataacaaacatattctGGGCGCTATAGAgatttgtaaacataaacttGTCATGGCAAATATGTGAGGAAGCACCAGAGTCAATGATCCATGTTAAGGGATCATTGAGTGAGTTAGAGAGGCAAGTACCTGCTATGTGTGTAGTCTCATTTTTGAAATTCTCACCATTTTGAGGTGTGTTGAGATGAGTTTGAAGCATGCCCAGAAGCTGTGTATATTGATCACTGTTGAGACTAGCAAAAAAGGCAGATTGATTGCTCTTAGAAACTTCTGTCACTTTGTCATTTCGATCTTGGATTGTGTTGTTCTGTCTTTGATGGAcataattattgttgttggcAAGTCTATGTCCGGGTGGGTAGCCATGTAACTTGTAGCATTTGTCAGCAGTGTGTCCTTTATAGCCACAGTTGGAGCATATAGGTCTTGTATCTTTCTTCTTGGATTTATCAGAAGAAAATCTTCTTTCAGAGTTAGCCATCAATGTGAATGCTCTCAATGTAGGGTGAAGATCCAATGGAtctttgtctttcttcttgGATGATTAGAGAAAAGACTTTATTTATGGGAGGTAAATGatcaatcaacaaaatttggCTCTAATTTGCGAATAGGATTCATTTAATCCCATGAGAAAGGTCATTACGAATTCTGCATTCAAGAAATTGATCATTTTCTTTGATCCTTCACAAATGCATTCATCCATAGGACGATATTCCACAAGTTCCTGCCATATAGTGGTGATTTTTGCATAGTATATTTCAACTGATAAACTTCCTTGTGTAGTGGTTACTAGGTCCTTTCGTAACTGGTATATGTGAGGTCCATTGGACTGTTTATACCTTTCTTTCAATTCATCCCACATCTCCTTTACGTTTCCATTATAAACGAGGCTTGCTGCTATCTCTTTTGAAATAGAGTTGATAATCCAAGAAGCTATCACATCATTGTTGCATTTCCAAGCGGATAATAGATTACCTTCTGAAGGTTTCTTGATCAGGCCGGTGATGAACCCAACTTTGTTCTTTCCAGAGAAGGCCAGCATCATTGCTCTACTCCATGATTAGTAGTTATTCGATCCTGCCAATGGTGTAGAAACAAGGTTGGTGGTTGGAGTGATGGAATGATGAAGCATGAAGGGATTTAGTTGGGCGTCAAGATCAGAAGAGGTAATCGGAACTGAGTGGTTGGAGCTGCCGGACGTCGAACTCTCAGATGTCGTCATTACTGTAGACTGCACGAGGGTAAAGGACGTTCGGGTTTTATTCTGCAACTCTTCTTTGCGGAAatagctctgataccataacAGAGGAAGCAGAATTTGGGAGAAAACTTACTGACGGTAGTAAATTCCTTTATTTCTGTCTGTGACATCAACCAAGCTTGGTATTTATAGATGCTTGGCAACAACTAATAACTGTCTAACAGATTAACTAatacaacagaaaataacCGTCTAACtacttttattgttaataatgGCCACGGACTATCTTGCTATCTTTCTCAAGTACGAATTTGGACCGACAAGATTACAAGGGGTTTGCAATTTTGGCGTTGTCTAGATCAATCTCGACAGTAGCCTTTTCCTTTGTCAGTAATTTTACCTTCACTAGTTCTGGTGGCAATGAGGATGTAGTCAATTTCAAATTGCTCCAAAAATATGAGAAGCTTTTGAGACCAACGAACGTTAATGGACTGCTAGAGGGTCCAATTTTGACAGATCTGACAAGACCTTACCATTCTTAATCGACATCTGGAATGTAGGATGAGTAGAATTCCTTGTTTTCAAATTGTAAAACAAGATGAAGATAGTTGTGTTGTGGACAAGGCCACTGCCTTGAATGAAAGAATTGACCAGGTTACAAGCAAGAAGTCGATGGTTCCTCAAGATGTTGAGGAATGTAATTGATATAAcaatagagaaaaaagaatgaaaagacaaaaaaaaacactcagatttctattatattaacaacaaacaaacacaagGAGGTGAACAAATACATAACCATGAGGAAgacaaaaagtaaatataataataatacacaaaCACAATACAATGACACGATAATTAATAAggattatgatttttcttctttttggggggagaaaaaagaaataattacaataataataaaaataaagaaaaagaaaaagtgggtTTAAGAAAAACCGATGGTTTTGCCAAGGAGCCAAAGAACCAAGGATAACTCAATTCCAAAGATGGTGTGGAGTGTAGTCCTATCCAGGGTAAACCCGTATATTGTTATTCCCGCTCTGTTATTCTCGAAATACGTCACTGCATATTCCAATTACCAAACAAACAATCcatattcaatttgatttcacCAATAGTTTATAAGTTAAAAGGTGAAGGAAGATTAAGCTTACCTAATGCCTGCCTCTTTTGGAATGAGATTGTGCTGTAAGCGTATGCTGGGATCAACTTAGTGTTGTCTAAATCATCTTCATCGCAACCTTCGTCACCTTCCGATTCTTCTCCGACGCCATGGTGCGGTGGAAAAGCCTGGTGAATGGTGGATGCCATAGGCGTCTCGCCGTCCGTGACGTCAAAAGAATCCAACGTCGCACACACGTGCCACTTGGCAGCAAGTGCGGTCACTGATTGCGCTTTATGGGTTATTTTTGTAGCACTTCGTAATAGTATCATAAGGCTGGTAAGAAGTGTCATTGAGCATAGCTGCACCCAATTTCATGCATATTTGGTTAGTAATTATTTCTAGTCTCCAAGATAACAACATTAATGGATTTTTGTACTTCCAtttgggttttattttatgttataactAAGAAAGTAGAGTTAAAGGTAGGTAAGGTAAAAGAGAAGGTACCGCAAGTTCACCGGCGATGTAGATATTGAGGTTGGAAGAGGATTTAGTAGTAATAAGAAGGGAAGTGAACTGGCTACCGGTGACGAGGACGAGGGATCCCAAAATGAAGACGCGGTAACGGTGGCTGATGATTCGGAGATGTCGTCTGATCCTCAAATGCTCGGAGAGGACGGAGGCGACGTCAGAATCGACCTGGAAGACGGTGGCAAAGTCCTGGAGGCGGAGGATTTGGAGGTCGCAGATGAGACGAAAGAGGATACAGACGAGGAATATGACAGTGGTTCTGTAAAGCCAGGAGAGAAGCTCCATGGCACAAGCTACTGCATCGCTCACAATAACATTACCCAAGAAGGGGATTTGTGAGGCGCCTGATGCGTACCACCAGATTTTGTACGCGCTCTCTGCCGCGAAGCATGGTATTACGAATGTCGATAGTACTCGTAATGATCTCTACAAAACCAACACAAAccataaacatattttatttatttctattcttattatttcatCTCTAATTTGCAAAAGAgtgaaaatttgagtttatagAATTACAACCTtgttacacttttttttattattttgcaaatatCTCAACTGATATATACTTCATATATCTAATATACACCCCacacaaatttatatatataaatattaaaaatgacacaatatcaaacattttcaattcaatgGCAATTACGTAAATATGTCTAATAATATTTGGATAAATAAcccaaataaaacaatatgaCATTTTCAGTAAATAAGTTCATTTTTTCGACTTTAGACTCAAAAAATGTGAAACACTTATTTACAAtgtgtttgaattataatagtttgcaCCTATGATGTAAATTATGTTGGTTTGCTTACAATCGTATGTGCTTgtggtttatattttttacaaggaatatttttttttctcaatcattttatcaaaattccaaaatcttttatcataaatctaaaatgtatcaggtgtatcacacatatcaaatgtatatcaaTACTGTATTAAGTGTATATTAGTATATATCAGTGATGTATTAAGATATATAAGTTCGTGTATATCAAGTGAGttagaacttttttttgtcattttgcaAAAGTAAATAAGTCTTCAATAagtatctaatttttttaacatagtGTGCCAGACACGAAGAAAAcacttcttttaaataataaatattaatagtaaatatagcaattagGTATCTAGCGAAAAAttgagattaaaaatataaaccttaaaactaaataaaaatgagactaatatcaaataaaaatgtaacatTGCCAAACATATGAACTAAActgaaaacaaacataaaacttgatcaaataaataatacctTCAAACCTAGAAATTTAATGTGTTTATCATAACATGAACCAGTGGGTATTTAGATCTATtcagaattttaattttctacttATGTGgtcttttaattataaaaattgtacactgattttttaacttaaatttattctAATCATACAGGTGTGTTTGTTGGCTTAAAgacattttgtttaatttatttgttcaatAGTTCATACATctattccaaaatttaaaagtt
Coding sequences within:
- the LOC101212672 gene encoding uncharacterized protein LOC101212672, encoding MGDSNREALISRKSSVFKRSVSHAHDELHSFRSYLRWMCVDQSDIWTAGLSWSMFFLFAIIVPATSHFVLACSSCDSNHARPFDRVVQLSLSSVATVSFLCLSSFIRRYGLRRFLFFDKLCDESETVRRGYTIKFNRSLRVLSTFVIPCFAAESAYKIWWYASGASQIPFLGNVIVSDAVACAMELLSWLYRTTVIFLVCILFRLICDLQILRLQDFATVFQVDSDVASVLSEHLRIRRHLRIISHRYRVFILGSLVLVTGSQFTSLLITTKSSSNLNIYIAGELALCSMTLLTSLMILLRSATKITHKAQSVTALAAKWHVCATLDSFDVTDGETPMASTIHQAFPPHHGVGEESEGDEGCDEDDLDNTKLIPAYAYSTISFQKRQALVTYFENNRAGITIYGFTLDRTTLHTIFGIELSLVLWLLGKTIGFS
- the LOC101205389 gene encoding probable long-chain-alcohol O-fatty-acyltransferase 5; the encoded protein is MAVMDGELKSFTKVSLTIMVSLLYSYFISSKLPKGKFRLISLFPTFSLFALLPLSLSSVFLSGTVAFFITWLTTFKLLLFSFNLGPLVSDPPLTFPLFVTVACLPIKIKPREIDPDYKYLEKYANPKLGLNLPAKILLFAILIAAGDHIDQFRPNVKICVYCVTLYLFVEFLLGVSSAIVRSSFDGVVLEPSSNEPYLATSLQDFWGRRWNLLVSNTLRYGIYRPVRAAVGGVVGKRWAAGTGVMAVFVVSGVMHEQLVYYITREVPTWEVTWFFVLQGVCVVLEFELKTVVGRRWQPPAAVAWLLTLSFLVVTASWLFFPPLMRAGIFAGLLKELKMVERLVWKLILSLFQKYYIKSA